The Veillonellaceae bacterium sequence GGCCAGGATAACTCCGATACCGGTCAGCTGAATGGCAGTCATGGGTTCGTTAAGCAACAAAACCGAAAAAATAATGACGACCGGCAATTCGACCGCGCCTAAGAAGGCGGCCCGGCTGGTACCGATATGAGGAACGCCTTTGGCAAAAAGATAGAAGGGCAAAAGGATGCCGAACAGTCCGAGGAAGCCACCATATTTCCACAGGCCGGCGGCGAGTGAACCATCAACGAGAAATAATGGTGGGAAGACAATAAAGGCTGTGGTTGCTGCACCTGCGACCATCCAATTATTCCGAACGATGGTTGGAGCGTGTTTTACAGCGCTGCCGCTTAAATATATGAACAACGTGTAGCTTAAGGCTGAAAGCAAGCCTAAAAATACGCCCTGCGCAGTCAGCGCAGTTGTGACAGTGTTACTGCTATAGCCTACTGCGGGCAGGGTTCCGGCCATAATAATAGCTGCAGCGACTTGCTGAACAAGCGTTGGTTTGCGTTTATGAATTATATAATCCAGAGCGATGCCCATCCAAGTAAATTGAAATAATAGAATAACGGCGTACGACGCGGGCAAGGTTTTGAGTGAGAGGTAATAAAAGACCCCAGTCAAGCCGCTCATCGCTCCGGTGAGCATTAAGGACCCTATATTTTTTAACGACAGGCTAAAAGTCTGCCGCCAATAAACGCGAGAACTAAGCCAAAACCCCAGGCAGCCGAAAAACATCTGACTGCCGACAACCT is a genomic window containing:
- a CDS encoding DMT family transporter, which gives rise to MSKLTANLLVLLGSASYGMLSTVTKLAYQQGFSTAQVVGSQMFFGCLGFWLSSRVYWRQTFSLSLKNIGSLMLTGAMSGLTGVFYYLSLKTLPASYAVILLFQFTWMGIALDYIIHKRKPTLVQQVAAAIIMAGTLPAVGYSSNTVTTALTAQGVFLGLLSALSYTLFIYLSGSAVKHAPTIVRNNWMVAGAATTAFIVFPPLFLVDGSLAAGLWKYGGFLGLFGILLPFYLFAKGVPHIGTSRAAFLGAVELPVVIIFSVLLLNEPMTAIQLTGIGVILAGIFLSVSNK